A window from Pseudomonas sp. MRSN 12121 encodes these proteins:
- a CDS encoding formyltransferase family protein, with protein MSRARLLILCARTARSVAYLQGLAAAGIEPEAVIVYGQGGGPLQTTRDLRVQPLAGVFCPDLSQDLDACLATLGWPHETCPGQSLDDPHLLACIARQAPDLLVYSGYGGQLVPAALLNRYPVLHIHSGWLPDYRGSTTIYYQIVERRECAASALLLDEQIDTGPVLARKSYPLPPAGLDIDYLYDNAIRADLLVQVLTRWRETGPQALQPLPAEAEQPPYFIIHPLLKHLALLAVDKHGEAP; from the coding sequence ATGAGTCGCGCTCGCCTGCTCATCCTGTGCGCCCGCACGGCGCGTTCGGTCGCCTACCTGCAAGGCCTGGCCGCCGCCGGCATCGAGCCTGAAGCGGTGATTGTCTATGGCCAGGGAGGCGGCCCCCTGCAAACCACCCGCGACCTGCGGGTGCAGCCCCTGGCGGGGGTGTTCTGCCCCGACCTGAGCCAGGACCTCGACGCCTGCCTGGCGACCCTGGGCTGGCCCCATGAAACGTGCCCGGGGCAAAGCCTCGACGACCCGCACCTGCTGGCATGCATCGCCCGCCAGGCACCGGACCTGCTGGTCTATTCCGGCTACGGCGGGCAACTGGTGCCCGCGGCGCTGCTGAACCGCTACCCGGTACTGCATATCCACTCCGGCTGGCTGCCGGACTATCGCGGCAGCACGACGATCTACTACCAGATCGTCGAACGGCGCGAATGCGCCGCCAGCGCCTTGCTGCTCGACGAGCAGATCGATACCGGCCCGGTACTGGCGCGCAAAAGCTATCCGCTGCCTCCTGCCGGCCTGGACATCGACTACCTGTACGACAATGCGATCCGCGCCGACTTGCTGGTCCAGGTCCTGACGCGCTGGCGCGAAACAGGCCCCCAGGCGCTGCAGCCGTTGCCAGCCGAAGCCGAGCAACCGCCCTACTTCATCATTCATCCCTTGCTCAAGCACCTGGCCTTGTTGGCGGTGGACAAGCATGGGGAAGCGCCATGA
- a CDS encoding ammonium transporter, with the protein MTLRKIAGLGALLSLVMPGLAMAADEVAAPVLNSGDTAWMLTSTALVLFMTIPGLALFYGGMVRSKNILSVMMQCFAITGLISILWVIYGYSIAFDTTGMEQGVVNFNSFVGGLGKAFLAGVTPASLVGPAALFPEAVFITFQMTFAIITPALIVGAFAERMKFSAMLIFMAIWFTLVYAPIAHMVWSGNGGLMWDWGVLDFAGGTVVHINAGIAGLVACLVLGKRKGFPTTPMAPHNLGYTLMGAAMLWVGWFGFNAGSAAAANGTAGMAMLVTQIATAAAALGWMFAEWLTHGKPSALGIASGVVAGLVAITPAAGTVGPMGALVIGLAAGVVCFFCATSLKRKLGYDDSLDAFGVHGIGGILGAILTGVFAAPSLGGFGTVTDIAAQVWVQCKGVGFTVIYTAIVTFVILKVLDAVIGLRVTEEEESVGLDLAQHNERGYNL; encoded by the coding sequence ATGACTCTGCGTAAAATCGCAGGGCTAGGAGCCCTTTTGTCCCTCGTAATGCCTGGCCTGGCCATGGCGGCAGACGAAGTGGCAGCCCCAGTCCTCAATTCCGGTGACACCGCCTGGATGCTGACCTCCACGGCCCTGGTGCTGTTCATGACCATTCCTGGCTTGGCGCTGTTCTACGGCGGCATGGTGCGCTCGAAAAACATTCTTTCCGTGATGATGCAGTGCTTCGCCATTACCGGCCTGATCAGCATCCTGTGGGTCATCTATGGCTACAGTATCGCGTTCGACACCACCGGCATGGAGCAGGGCGTCGTCAACTTCAACTCCTTCGTCGGCGGCCTGGGCAAGGCTTTCCTGGCCGGTGTCACGCCCGCCAGCCTGGTCGGCCCGGCGGCGCTGTTCCCTGAAGCGGTCTTCATCACCTTCCAGATGACCTTCGCCATCATCACGCCGGCGCTGATCGTCGGTGCCTTCGCCGAGCGGATGAAGTTCTCCGCGATGCTGATCTTCATGGCCATCTGGTTCACCCTGGTCTATGCGCCGATCGCGCACATGGTCTGGTCCGGCAACGGCGGCCTGATGTGGGACTGGGGCGTGCTGGACTTCGCTGGCGGCACCGTGGTGCACATCAACGCCGGTATCGCGGGCCTGGTGGCCTGCCTGGTGCTGGGCAAGCGCAAAGGTTTCCCGACCACCCCGATGGCGCCGCACAACCTGGGTTACACCCTGATGGGCGCGGCCATGCTGTGGGTCGGCTGGTTCGGCTTCAACGCCGGTTCCGCGGCTGCCGCCAACGGCACCGCTGGCATGGCGATGCTGGTGACCCAGATCGCTACCGCGGCGGCGGCCCTGGGCTGGATGTTCGCCGAATGGCTGACCCACGGTAAGCCAAGTGCCCTGGGTATCGCTTCGGGTGTGGTGGCGGGTCTGGTGGCGATCACCCCGGCCGCCGGCACCGTGGGCCCGATGGGCGCCCTGGTGATTGGCCTGGCGGCGGGCGTGGTGTGCTTCTTCTGCGCCACCAGCCTGAAACGCAAGCTGGGTTACGACGACTCCCTGGATGCCTTCGGCGTGCATGGTATCGGCGGGATCCTCGGCGCGATCCTCACCGGTGTGTTCGCCGCACCTTCGCTGGGCGGCTTCGGCACCGTGACCGATATCGCCGCGCAAGTGTGGGTCCAGTGCAAAGGCGTGGGCTTCACGGTGATCTACACCGCGATCGTGACCTTCGTCATCCTCAAGGTGCTGGATGCGGTCATCGGGCTGCGTGTCACCGAGGAAGAAGAGTCGGTTGGCCTCGACCTCGCGCAACACAACGAGCGCGGTTACAACCTGTAA
- the xerC gene encoding tyrosine recombinase XerC, with protein MERQLDAYCAHLRSERQVSPHTLQAYRRDLDKVLAFCAKQQVASWSDLDIQGLRSMIARLHQQGQSSRSLARLLSAVRGLYHYLNREGLCDHDPANGLAPPKGERRLPKTLDTDRALQLLDGAVEDDFLAHRDQAILELFYSSGLRLSELTSLNLEQLDLADGLVQVHGKGSKTRVLPIGKKAREALQLWLPLRALSNPPDDAVFVSQQGRRLGPRAIQLRVKAAGERELGQNLHPHMLRHSFASHMLESSQDLRAVQELLGHSDIKTTQIYTHLDFQHLAAVYDSAHPRAKRNKGDE; from the coding sequence ATGGAACGACAACTGGACGCCTACTGCGCGCACTTGCGCAGTGAGCGCCAAGTGTCGCCCCACACCCTGCAGGCCTACCGCCGCGACCTCGACAAGGTGCTGGCCTTCTGTGCCAAGCAGCAGGTGGCCAGCTGGTCCGACCTGGACATCCAGGGCCTGCGCAGCATGATTGCGCGCCTGCACCAGCAGGGCCAATCCTCCCGCAGCCTGGCGCGCCTGCTCTCCGCCGTGCGCGGCCTGTACCACTACCTGAACCGCGAAGGCCTGTGCGATCACGACCCGGCCAACGGCCTGGCGCCGCCCAAGGGCGAACGGCGCCTGCCCAAGACTCTGGACACCGATCGCGCCCTGCAACTGCTCGACGGCGCGGTCGAGGATGACTTCCTCGCGCACCGCGATCAGGCGATTCTCGAGCTGTTCTATTCCTCCGGGCTGCGCCTGTCGGAACTGACCAGCCTCAACCTCGAACAACTGGACCTGGCCGACGGCCTGGTGCAAGTGCATGGCAAAGGCAGCAAGACGCGGGTGCTGCCGATCGGCAAGAAGGCTCGCGAGGCGCTGCAGCTCTGGCTGCCACTGCGAGCCTTGAGCAACCCGCCGGACGACGCGGTGTTCGTCAGCCAACAGGGCCGACGGCTGGGCCCGCGGGCGATCCAGCTGCGGGTCAAGGCCGCCGGCGAACGCGAGCTGGGGCAGAACCTGCATCCGCACATGCTGCGGCACTCTTTTGCCAGCCACATGCTGGAGTCCTCCCAGGACCTGCGCGCCGTCCAGGAGCTGCTGGGGCACTCGGACATCAAGACCACCCAGATCTATACCCACCTGGACTTCCAGCACCTGGCGGCGGTCTACGACAGCGCCCATCCACGGGCCAAACGCAACAAGGGCGATGAGTAA
- a CDS encoding secondary thiamine-phosphate synthase enzyme YjbQ, which yields MWQQTLITLRARPRGFHLVTDELLAGLPELKACRVGLLHLWLQHTSASLTINENADPAVRRDFERFFNTLVPQGKAGYEHDDEGPDDLPAHFKASLLGCQLSLPVAAGRLALGSWQGVYLGEHRDHGGARKVLATLHGDKA from the coding sequence ATGTGGCAACAGACTCTGATAACCCTGCGGGCAAGGCCCCGGGGCTTTCATCTGGTAACGGACGAGTTGCTCGCCGGCCTGCCTGAACTGAAGGCATGTCGGGTCGGTCTGTTGCATTTGTGGCTGCAGCATACCTCGGCCTCGTTGACCATCAACGAGAATGCCGACCCTGCGGTTCGTCGTGACTTCGAGCGTTTCTTCAACACCCTGGTGCCACAAGGCAAGGCGGGGTACGAACATGACGACGAAGGGCCCGATGACCTGCCGGCGCACTTCAAAGCCAGTTTGCTAGGCTGTCAATTGAGCTTGCCGGTAGCGGCGGGTCGCTTGGCGTTAGGCAGCTGGCAGGGCGTTTATCTGGGCGAGCACCGTGATCATGGCGGTGCCCGCAAAGTCCTTGCCACCTTGCACGGTGATAAGGCATAA
- a CDS encoding gamma-glutamyl-gamma-aminobutyrate hydrolase family protein (Members of this family of hydrolases with an active site Cys residue belong to MEROPS family C26.), protein MKRLGISLRTCNPQAYHEPRDGLARDWYRFFAELGCGNQWLLLPNLGEDTVAYARDHGVQGVIFSGGDDLGGDPLRDQSEQALLAHCVAERLPVLGVCRGLQLIHRFFGGDLADADRKVHVAQRHPITVLAVDELPWLQGQPASRTVNSFHGKQLLEPLPGVLRRWAVDANGTCEALVHTRLKLAGIMWHPEREATLGEADRQLCHWLFE, encoded by the coding sequence ATGAAACGTCTCGGCATCAGCCTGAGGACCTGCAACCCCCAGGCCTACCACGAACCGCGCGATGGCCTGGCCAGGGACTGGTATCGCTTTTTTGCCGAACTCGGCTGCGGCAACCAATGGCTGCTGCTGCCCAACCTCGGCGAGGACACCGTGGCCTATGCCCGTGACCACGGCGTGCAAGGGGTGATTTTCAGCGGGGGCGACGACCTCGGCGGCGACCCGCTGCGCGACCAGAGCGAACAGGCCCTGCTGGCCCATTGCGTGGCCGAGCGGTTGCCGGTACTGGGGGTCTGCCGCGGCCTGCAACTGATCCACCGCTTCTTTGGCGGTGACCTGGCCGATGCCGACCGCAAGGTACACGTCGCACAGCGCCACCCCATCACCGTGCTGGCCGTCGACGAGTTGCCCTGGCTCCAGGGCCAGCCTGCCTCGCGCACGGTCAATTCCTTCCACGGCAAACAGCTGCTCGAACCGCTGCCCGGCGTTTTGCGGCGCTGGGCCGTAGATGCCAACGGCACCTGCGAAGCCCTGGTGCATACCCGCCTCAAGCTGGCCGGCATCATGTGGCACCCCGAACGCGAAGCGACACTGGGCGAAGCCGATCGACAACTGTGCCACTGGCTATTTGAGTGA
- a CDS encoding PEP/pyruvate-binding domain-containing protein: protein MNQAIAAPIRFGTKSETLERLQLRVSQSQILPLCFFTVRQWRDAPAHVLASIAGMEHDGHFVIVRSSAQNEDGLNSSMAGQFSSCLNVSFTDPQILSGAIEQVIASFGEHHHDDNQILIQPMLTSIQMSGVVMTHDLEHGAPYYVVNYDDESGLTDTITGGQGIQKTVLVYRDTAREQLRSPRLQAVIDACRELEELCGKVPLDIEFAVDHQQQVYVLQVRRITLCNTWHPVTERRVARQLEHIQRFLGKRLAPQAGLHGDTTLLGVMPDWNPAEIIGTTPRPLAASLYRRLVTDSTWREARALMGYHPPRHQALMVMLGHHPYIDVRCSFNSFLPAGLEGGLCDKLVNAWLQRLQAHPQWHDKVEFEIVQTCLDFTFDSDFAGRYGVGFSATERQDYRAALDRLTRQALSADGAGALAPLLEQVRAHERRQQERRLGAMPADLDSIDRLLLECREHGTLPFAMLARHAFIAEALLRSACRRGALSQDRLLAWKQSIQTVTTELTHEYAQVCSDARTLPAFVAKFGHLRPGTYDITSLRYDERHDLFAVANVELNPGDSPQAPFQLLPAERQALQALLDEQHWPLSAEQLLGYASQAIQAREYAKLVFTRDLSDALQLLVSWGADVGLARDDLSFLDIHPLLDSLTAPLMDDTDRVLLESASQARRSYEQGISLKLGHLISAVDDVFVAPLHRSLPNFITRQNVEAAGLELRQDTPASAPLKGKIVCIENADPGYDWVFTRGIAGLVTQYGGANSHMAIRCAEFGIPAAIGCGEQLFNRILRSPRIALNCRDKTLNPVQP from the coding sequence ATGAACCAGGCCATCGCGGCACCCATTCGTTTCGGCACCAAGTCCGAAACCCTGGAGCGCCTGCAACTGCGGGTGAGCCAGTCGCAAATCCTGCCGTTGTGCTTCTTCACCGTCCGCCAATGGCGGGATGCGCCTGCGCATGTGCTGGCGAGCATTGCCGGGATGGAGCATGACGGTCATTTCGTGATCGTGCGCAGCAGCGCGCAGAACGAAGATGGCCTCAATAGTTCGATGGCCGGCCAGTTCAGCAGTTGCCTGAACGTCAGCTTCACCGACCCGCAAATCCTCAGCGGCGCCATCGAACAGGTCATCGCCTCTTTCGGCGAGCATCATCACGACGACAATCAGATCCTCATCCAGCCGATGCTCACCAGCATCCAGATGAGCGGCGTGGTGATGACCCATGACCTGGAGCATGGCGCCCCGTACTACGTGGTGAACTACGACGACGAGAGCGGATTGACCGATACCATCACCGGCGGCCAGGGCATCCAGAAAACCGTACTGGTCTACCGCGATACCGCCAGGGAACAGCTGCGTTCCCCGCGCCTGCAAGCGGTGATCGATGCCTGCCGGGAGCTGGAAGAGCTGTGTGGCAAAGTGCCGCTGGACATCGAATTCGCCGTCGATCACCAGCAGCAGGTGTATGTGCTGCAAGTACGGCGCATCACGCTGTGCAACACCTGGCATCCGGTCACCGAACGCCGGGTGGCGCGCCAGCTCGAACATATCCAGCGGTTCCTGGGCAAGCGCCTGGCTCCCCAGGCCGGACTGCATGGCGACACCACCCTGCTGGGGGTGATGCCCGACTGGAATCCCGCGGAGATCATCGGCACCACCCCGCGTCCGCTGGCCGCCTCGCTGTATCGCCGCCTGGTGACCGACTCGACCTGGCGCGAAGCCCGCGCCCTGATGGGCTATCACCCCCCCCGGCACCAGGCCCTGATGGTGATGCTCGGCCACCATCCGTACATCGACGTGCGTTGCAGCTTCAACTCGTTCCTGCCGGCGGGGCTGGAGGGCGGGCTGTGCGACAAGCTGGTCAACGCCTGGTTGCAGCGCCTGCAAGCCCACCCGCAATGGCACGACAAGGTCGAATTCGAGATTGTCCAGACCTGCCTGGACTTCACCTTCGACAGCGACTTCGCCGGGCGCTACGGCGTCGGCTTCAGCGCCACCGAACGGCAGGACTATCGCGCAGCCCTCGACCGACTGACCCGGCAGGCGCTGAGCGCAGACGGCGCCGGCGCGCTGGCGCCCTTGCTGGAACAGGTGCGTGCCCACGAGCGCCGGCAGCAGGAACGACGCCTGGGCGCCATGCCCGCCGACCTCGACAGCATCGACCGCCTGCTGCTGGAGTGCCGCGAACACGGCACGCTGCCGTTCGCCATGCTCGCGCGACATGCCTTCATCGCCGAAGCGCTGCTGCGCTCGGCCTGCCGCCGCGGGGCCTTGAGCCAGGATCGGCTGCTGGCCTGGAAGCAGTCGATCCAGACCGTCACCACCGAACTGACCCACGAATACGCCCAGGTCTGCTCCGATGCCCGGACACTGCCGGCTTTCGTCGCCAAGTTCGGCCATCTGCGCCCCGGCACCTATGACATCACCTCGCTGCGCTACGACGAACGCCACGACCTGTTCGCCGTCGCGAACGTCGAACTGAACCCCGGCGACAGCCCGCAGGCACCATTCCAGCTGCTGCCCGCGGAGCGCCAGGCCCTGCAGGCGCTGCTCGACGAGCAGCACTGGCCGCTGTCGGCCGAACAGCTGCTGGGCTACGCCAGCCAGGCCATCCAGGCCCGGGAATACGCCAAGCTGGTGTTCACCCGCGACCTGTCCGATGCCCTGCAACTGCTGGTGAGCTGGGGCGCCGACGTCGGCCTGGCCCGGGACGACCTGTCCTTTCTCGATATCCACCCGCTGCTCGACAGCCTCACCGCGCCCTTGATGGACGATACCGACCGGGTCCTGCTGGAGTCGGCCAGCCAGGCGCGCCGCAGCTATGAACAAGGTATCTCGCTGAAACTCGGGCACCTGATCAGCGCGGTCGACGATGTGTTCGTCGCCCCGCTGCACCGCAGCCTGCCCAACTTCATCACCCGGCAGAATGTCGAGGCCGCCGGCCTGGAGCTGCGCCAGGACACCCCGGCCTCGGCGCCGCTCAAGGGCAAGATCGTCTGCATCGAAAATGCCGACCCGGGCTACGACTGGGTCTTCACCCGCGGCATCGCCGGGCTGGTGACCCAATACGGTGGGGCCAACTCGCACATGGCCATCCGCTGCGCCGAGTTCGGCATTCCGGCGGCCATCGGTTGCGGCGAACAGCTGTTCAACCGCATCCTGCGCAGCCCGCGGATCGCCCTCAATTGCCGCGACAAGACCCTGAACCCGGTGCAGCCATGA
- the sutA gene encoding transcriptional regulator SutA, which produces MSDDDLENDDLEVGDEDETEEGLEAAAEDVAEDDGSDAPAPTAKGKAKAAVSVDELPSVEAKNKERDALARAMEEFLARGGKVQEVEANVVADPPKKPDNKYGSRPI; this is translated from the coding sequence ATGAGCGACGATGATCTGGAAAACGACGACCTCGAAGTAGGCGACGAAGACGAAACCGAAGAAGGTCTTGAAGCGGCCGCCGAAGATGTGGCGGAAGACGATGGCAGTGATGCGCCTGCCCCGACCGCCAAAGGCAAGGCCAAGGCTGCCGTCTCGGTAGACGAGCTGCCGAGCGTCGAAGCCAAGAACAAAGAGCGTGACGCACTGGCGCGCGCCATGGAGGAGTTTCTGGCCCGTGGCGGCAAGGTGCAGGAAGTCGAGGCCAATGTGGTTGCCGATCCGCCCAAGAAGCCTGATAACAAGTACGGTAGCCGGCCTATCTGA
- the glnK gene encoding P-II family nitrogen regulator: MKLVTAIIKPFKLDDVRESLSEIGVQGITVTEVKGFGRQKGHTELYRGAEYVVDFLPKVKIDVAIDDKDLDRVIEAITKAANTGKIGDGKIFVVNLEQAIRIRTGETDTDAI, from the coding sequence ATGAAGCTAGTCACTGCCATCATCAAGCCGTTCAAGTTGGACGACGTGCGCGAGTCGCTGTCCGAGATCGGCGTGCAGGGCATTACCGTTACTGAGGTCAAAGGCTTCGGCCGGCAGAAGGGTCACACCGAGCTGTATCGCGGCGCGGAATACGTGGTCGACTTCCTGCCCAAGGTGAAGATCGACGTCGCCATCGACGACAAGGATCTTGACCGGGTCATCGAGGCGATAACCAAGGCTGCCAACACCGGCAAGATCGGCGACGGCAAGATCTTCGTGGTCAATCTGGAACAGGCTATCCGCATCCGTACCGGCGAAACCGATACCGACGCCATCTAA
- a CDS encoding accessory factor UbiK family protein yields the protein MLAPKDLLDALSGHAARLFSGDTPLPRAEIESQFKALLQSGFSKLDLVSREEFDSQMVVLARTRARLESLEAKVAELEARLDTNKQ from the coding sequence ATGCTCGCGCCCAAAGACCTTCTCGACGCCCTGAGCGGCCATGCCGCCCGTCTGTTCAGTGGCGACACGCCCCTGCCCCGCGCTGAAATCGAAAGCCAGTTCAAAGCCTTGCTGCAAAGTGGCTTCAGCAAGCTGGACCTGGTCAGCCGGGAAGAATTCGACAGCCAGATGGTGGTCCTGGCCCGCACCCGCGCACGCCTGGAAAGCCTGGAAGCGAAGGTGGCCGAGCTCGAAGCCAGGCTCGACACGAACAAGCAGTAA
- a CDS encoding CDP-glycerol--poly(glycerophosphate) glycerophosphotransferase, whose product MTAPVPSSRLAFFVHTAEMVNHYQAVWSLLGADAFEVVLHGSREERTQSRTLIEGLGYRCHGSLDAINSGHRYEVVVSNHSMFDHGTQPIIKALGHRQVRFMYALGKARHNFSDWNQHYDLILCFGPWQAERMRQCCNAVTFQMGYPRYDAYFREPWLQGAHPPDLALDPTKKTVLWLPTWLELSSISRFADAMAGLCERYNVIVKTHPLSAEADPEALAVLERYRFTAVITRVYDNLTLFRCADYVVSDYGGTAFGALYLDKNLLLLNVPDAGRDALTGEESPDVLLRNDIVNLDPEARWQLADRLEDECLWQEQAAVRQRLRRHYFAPSYGFSAELVVLALQNIENILKQG is encoded by the coding sequence ATGACCGCGCCAGTTCCCTCCAGCCGCTTGGCTTTCTTCGTCCACACCGCCGAAATGGTCAATCACTATCAAGCGGTCTGGAGCCTGCTGGGGGCCGATGCTTTCGAGGTGGTGCTGCATGGTTCCCGCGAAGAACGCACGCAAAGTCGTACGCTCATCGAGGGGCTGGGCTACCGCTGCCATGGCAGCCTGGATGCGATCAACTCCGGGCACCGCTATGAGGTGGTGGTCTCCAACCACAGCATGTTCGACCACGGGACACAGCCGATCATCAAGGCGCTGGGCCACCGGCAGGTGCGCTTCATGTATGCCCTGGGCAAGGCCAGGCACAACTTCTCCGACTGGAACCAGCACTACGACCTGATCCTGTGTTTCGGTCCCTGGCAGGCCGAGCGCATGCGCCAATGCTGCAATGCGGTCACCTTCCAGATGGGCTACCCACGCTACGACGCCTATTTCCGCGAGCCTTGGCTGCAAGGTGCGCATCCGCCCGACCTGGCCCTGGACCCGACGAAAAAGACCGTGCTCTGGCTGCCGACCTGGCTGGAGCTGTCATCGATCAGCCGTTTCGCCGACGCCATGGCCGGGCTGTGCGAGCGCTACAACGTCATCGTCAAGACCCACCCGCTGTCAGCCGAGGCCGACCCCGAGGCGTTGGCGGTGCTGGAGCGCTACCGGTTCACTGCGGTGATTACCCGGGTCTACGACAACCTCACGCTGTTCCGCTGCGCCGACTATGTGGTGTCGGACTACGGCGGTACGGCCTTCGGCGCCCTGTACCTGGACAAGAACCTGTTGCTGTTGAACGTGCCGGACGCCGGGCGGGATGCGCTGACCGGCGAGGAGTCGCCCGATGTGCTGCTGCGCAACGACATCGTCAACCTCGACCCCGAGGCGCGCTGGCAACTGGCCGACCGACTGGAGGACGAATGCCTGTGGCAGGAACAGGCGGCAGTCCGTCAACGCCTGCGCCGCCACTATTTCGCGCCCAGCTATGGTTTCTCTGCGGAACTGGTGGTGCTGGCGCTGCAAAACATCGAAAACATACTCAAGCAGGGGTGA
- a CDS encoding HAD family hydrolase, whose product MTIKLITFDLDDTLWDTAPVIVSAEAVLRQWLTDHAPRLGGVPVEHLWAIRERVLNAEPGLRYRISALRRRVLFHALGEAGYDQEQANALADQSFEVFLQARHQLEIFPEVQPTLEALANHFALGVVTNGNADVRRLGLADYFKFALCAEDIGIAKPDSRLFHEALQRGQATPETAVHIGDHPGDDIAGAQQAGLRAIWFNPAGKTWEAERRPDAEIRSLTELPKLLARWHSGA is encoded by the coding sequence ATGACGATCAAGCTGATCACCTTCGACCTCGACGACACGTTGTGGGATACCGCGCCCGTGATCGTCAGCGCCGAAGCCGTGCTGCGCCAGTGGCTGACCGACCATGCGCCGCGGCTGGGCGGCGTGCCGGTGGAGCATCTGTGGGCCATTCGCGAACGCGTGCTGAACGCCGAGCCTGGGCTCAGATACCGCATCAGCGCCCTGCGCCGCCGGGTGTTGTTCCATGCCTTGGGAGAGGCCGGCTACGACCAGGAGCAAGCCAACGCACTGGCCGACCAGAGCTTTGAAGTGTTCCTGCAGGCGCGCCACCAGCTGGAGATCTTTCCCGAGGTGCAACCGACCCTGGAAGCGCTGGCCAACCACTTCGCGCTGGGCGTGGTCACCAACGGCAACGCCGACGTACGTCGCCTGGGGCTGGCGGATTACTTCAAGTTCGCCCTGTGCGCCGAAGACATCGGTATCGCCAAACCCGACTCGCGGCTGTTTCACGAGGCCCTGCAGCGGGGCCAGGCCACGCCGGAGACTGCCGTGCATATCGGCGATCACCCGGGCGACGATATCGCCGGGGCACAGCAGGCGGGCCTGCGGGCCATCTGGTTCAACCCGGCCGGCAAGACCTGGGAGGCCGAGCGCCGGCCAGACGCGGAAATCCGCAGCCTGACCGAGTTGCCGAAGTTGCTGGCGCGCTGGCACAGCGGCGCCTGA
- a CDS encoding adenylyl-sulfate kinase yields MVIWLVGMSGAGKTTIGRALYASLKAQRPQTVLVDGDEIRALFRHDQRADAYSLAGRRVNAERIQALCGWLDSQGIDVVCCILSMFQDISDDNRQRFSSYREVFVDVPLSTLISRDNKGLYQSALRGEQNNVVGVDIEYLPPQRPDLVLHNRHEPDDIPGYVARIRQLCGYPSPC; encoded by the coding sequence ATGGTGATCTGGTTGGTCGGCATGTCGGGCGCGGGCAAGACCACGATTGGCCGGGCCCTGTATGCCAGCCTGAAAGCGCAGCGGCCGCAGACGGTATTGGTCGATGGCGACGAGATCCGCGCCCTGTTTCGCCATGACCAGCGGGCGGATGCCTACAGCCTCGCCGGGCGCCGGGTCAACGCCGAGCGGATCCAGGCCCTGTGCGGCTGGCTCGATAGCCAGGGGATCGATGTGGTCTGCTGCATCCTGTCGATGTTCCAGGACATCAGCGACGACAACCGGCAACGCTTCTCCAGCTACCGCGAAGTCTTCGTCGATGTGCCGCTGAGCACCCTGATCAGCCGCGACAACAAAGGCCTGTACCAATCCGCCCTGCGTGGCGAGCAGAACAATGTGGTGGGCGTGGATATCGAATACCTGCCACCGCAACGCCCGGACCTGGTGTTGCACAACCGTCACGAGCCCGACGACATCCCGGGCTACGTGGCACGTATTCGCCAGCTTTGCGGGTATCCGTCGCCATGCTGA
- a CDS encoding DUF484 family protein has translation MTDKPQVPAEKPDESPSENLEAAAIAAYLEAHPDFFVEHEELLPALRIPHQRGDTISLVERQMKILRERNIEMRHRLSQLMDVARDNDRLFEKTRRLILALMDATSLEDVVMSVEDSLRQDFQVPFVSLILFNDSATPVGRWVTAADAQAAIGGLLTEGKSVSGSLREHELDFLFGEEQRQQIGSSAVVAIAHQGIHGVLAIASRDPQHYKSSVGTLFLSYIAEVMGRVVPRFTHSLRSVR, from the coding sequence ATGACCGATAAGCCTCAGGTTCCAGCCGAAAAGCCCGACGAGTCACCTTCCGAAAACCTGGAGGCCGCGGCGATCGCCGCGTACCTGGAGGCCCATCCGGACTTCTTCGTCGAGCATGAAGAACTGCTCCCGGCATTGCGCATTCCCCATCAGCGCGGCGACACCATCTCGCTGGTGGAACGGCAGATGAAGATCCTGCGCGAGCGCAACATCGAGATGCGCCACCGGCTTTCGCAGTTGATGGACGTGGCCCGCGACAACGATCGGCTCTTCGAGAAGACCCGCCGCCTGATTCTCGCGCTGATGGATGCCACCAGCCTCGAAGATGTGGTGATGAGCGTCGAAGACAGCCTGCGCCAGGATTTCCAGGTGCCCTTCGTCAGCCTGATCCTGTTCAACGACAGCGCCACGCCAGTGGGCCGCTGGGTCACCGCGGCCGACGCCCAGGCCGCCATCGGCGGCTTGCTGACCGAAGGCAAGAGCGTCAGCGGCAGCCTGCGCGAGCATGAGCTGGACTTCCTGTTCGGCGAAGAACAGCGCCAGCAGATCGGTTCGAGCGCGGTGGTCGCCATTGCCCATCAAGGCATCCACGGCGTACTGGCCATCGCCAGCCGCGATCCGCAGCACTACAAAAGCTCGGTCGGGACCCTGTTCCTCAGCTATATCGCCGAAGTCATGGGCCGCGTGGTGCCACGCTTCACCCACTCGCTGCGCTCGGTTCGCTGA